The region GATGGGCGTCCTGGCTGGGAGGGAAAGGACAACTGTATGGCCTGAGGGAATTGAGGATCAGAGCCATAGGACACAGATACATGAAAGGAGGAGAAACCTAGACGCCAGAAAAGGTATAGAGctggaaagaagccagtcagGGGGACTGACTAGACAAGCTAAACGGGCTATTCCGCCAGGCACCAAGTTCCCCCAGCCTTGCTCTGCTGGGTTACTAAGCCTCCAGCTCCCGCTCCTGTATCTGCgggccccacctcccagggccctCCTCCCAGAAGCCGGCTCTACTTCCTAGCAGCCGCCACGTGATGCTCCGCCCTTTCAGATCACATGATTTTATTGCTACAAGTGCTGAAAGTGTTCCTCCGCGTTGATGTAGTCCCCACCTTTCGGACCTACCCGCTAGTCCCTATTGGTCCACGCTCCTGAAACCTAAGCTTTTTGTGCGTCTCTCCAAACAAGTATTTAGTTTCTGCCCTTTATTTCCGAACCACCGTCTCCACTTGGGTACTACATTGTTTTGGTGTCAACGGCCGTCTTGAGCGTATCAGCACGTTTCGTGAATAGCTGCCCTTGTATCAGCTTTTCTTCTACCTTATGtacaaaaagaaattttggaGAGCCGAATCTCAAATTATTATCTCCTAGCTTTTTATCCCCACCTTCGTGGGAAGGTTGAGAAATGGGTCTTGTTATTTTTCACGGTAGAAACAGCAACTACCTTTGCTACGTCGCTGGCTTAACCCACAAATAGATTCCAAAGTGATTACGCTGacggtggaggggggtggggtgtcaGTAGGTGGTGCTAAGTTAGCAGCGTTAGGGCTGCTACGCTGCTTCCGTAACCAGCAAGCATGACGGCCCTTgatgggtgggggcggggttggcGAATAGGGAAGTAGCGCAAGTCCTGAGATCCCTCCGCTGAATCCGCCTGCGCCGTCGCCACCGTCGTCGCTGCCACCGCCCCCTgtcccgggccccccccccctccctgggTTCCCTCAGCCCAGTCCGGTCCAGCCCGGTTCCCGGGAGGATGAAGTTCGTGTATAAAGAGGAGCATCCGTTCGAGAAGCGCCGCTCTGAGGGCGAGAAGATCCGAAAGAAATACCCGGACCGGGTCCCGGTGAGGACGGTAGCCAGGGCCGAGGGTGCGGGGCGCTAGCACTGACGCCACAGCCTGGGCTTGTGTTTGGAGTGGTCAGTGTAGTCGTCAGGCTGTCGCCCGTGGTGGGGTTGGTAACGATCCTGAAACTGTTGTCTTTGGAACTGGAGGTGAAAGGAGGGATAGTGGTAGCTGCGGGTGAGGGGATGTAGATGGGAGAGATAGGCCTTCGGGTTCAAGTTGGAGGAGGCTATAGGGAATTTGACAGTCTGAATGTCACATGGTCATTCCTCTCAGCTGCTAGATTTTTGAGATTGAAGCTGTAGTCAGCCCATACAGGTTATTCCCGACTGATTAAGATAGTTGTTTATTATGATGCCCCCTATTCGGGGACCTGGAGGTTTAGGTGAGTCGAGTCAGTGGCCTCCGACTGTCTACTTAGGGCTGGCTACACAGAATGttcagagacaaagagaaatgaaTTTGGAGTAGGTTTGGGTGCTAGGTATATTGTTGTTTGAATTCCTGACAGGTGGAGTTAGATATTACAGCTGTGGGGCTGTAATATCTAGTGTcttctaatttttatctttcttttatcaGGTAATAGTAGAAAAGGCTCCCAAAGCTCGGATAGGAGACCTGGACAAAAAGAAATACCTGGTGCCTTCTGATCTTACAGGTGGGGACCTGACCCCAACACCCAGGTTTGCTACCTGTGGGAGGAGGCTCCAAATAGAAGCTGTTCTTTTGAGGGCATTTGTGATATTTGTGACTTTATCAGACTTTGTATTTTTGGCAGTTGGTCAGTTCTATTTCTTGATCCGGAAGCGAATTCATCTCCGAGCTGAGGatgccttgtttttctttgtcaacAATGTCATTCCACCCACCAGTGCCACGATGGGTCAACTGTACCAGGTATGGTGACTGGGAAGTAGTGGAAGCTTGGGAGACAGAGTTGGAAGAGCTTGAGTGGAAGAAGTTTTAGGTCAGCAGTTCTTGGACCATCAGGCTTGCTtagctttccattttttctttggcCTTAAAATTTCTGGGTAGTTCTGCGTTGGGAGTTTGGACAGGGTGGTGGGAGACAGAATGGAGAATAGCGAGCTAGAGTTACTGTTCTGATATGGATTCTCCTCAGTTCTAGTCCCCTTCTCATTCCAAGACAGCAGAGAATGattggagtttttattttttattttttacttttgcctAGGGCTGTTCCTCAGGATAATCCTATTAGGCTGCCAGGTCCTGGAGCAAGTGAGGGCTCTGGTTTTGGGGGTCTTCAAAAAATGGTTTTTGAAGAATATGTTTGGGCAGTGGGTGGATCAAACAACTAACGGCCAGATGCCTGAGTAccattattttctgcttttaccCCAGGAACACCATGAAGAAGACTTCTTTCTATACATTGCCTACAGTGATGAAAGTGTCTATGGCCTGTGAAGCTGCTGCGCCTGTGGTGGGGGGTCCCATTCTACAAAGAGAGAGGTGGCCTCCCCTTCCTTGACCTCCTCTCTTCAGGACCTGCACTTCCTAATGTTTGAGGCTCTTCTCCAGAACCTCTTAGCAAGAGGG is a window of Phyllostomus discolor isolate MPI-MPIP mPhyDis1 chromosome 8, mPhyDis1.pri.v3, whole genome shotgun sequence DNA encoding:
- the LOC114515006 gene encoding gamma-aminobutyric acid receptor-associated protein, with protein sequence MKFVYKEEHPFEKRRSEGEKIRKKYPDRVPVIVEKAPKARIGDLDKKKYLVPSDLTVGQFYFLIRKRIHLRAEDALFFFVNNVIPPTSATMGQLYQEHHEEDFFLYIAYSDESVYGL